In the Mycolicibacter sp. MU0102 genome, one interval contains:
- a CDS encoding MBL fold metallo-hydrolase, producing the protein MPASEFWLCRTCGVEHDATPQVCAICEDDRQWVPQDGQHWTTLDDLAAEGMQSYTFELEPGLIGIGSNPPLAIGQLGKLVCTPSGNMLWDPSGFVDDAGVAAALERGPVLGVVASHPHMFGAQVEWSRRLGGVPVYVNAADKQWVMRPDPAIRYWSGHLELADGLTLIQVGGHFPGSSVACWDAGADGRGVLLVGDTVFPNPDRRTVAFLRSYPNRIPLSAAVAQRMAGTFEQLRFDRIYGLHTNTIDTDAVAAIRFSADRHAAWARGDHDDLT; encoded by the coding sequence GTGCCGGCATCCGAGTTCTGGCTGTGCCGGACCTGCGGTGTCGAACACGATGCCACACCGCAGGTGTGTGCGATCTGCGAGGACGACCGGCAATGGGTGCCGCAGGACGGCCAACACTGGACCACCTTGGACGACCTGGCCGCCGAGGGGATGCAGTCCTACACCTTTGAGTTGGAACCCGGGCTGATCGGCATCGGGAGCAATCCGCCACTCGCAATCGGTCAACTGGGCAAGCTGGTCTGTACGCCCAGCGGCAACATGCTGTGGGATCCCTCGGGATTCGTCGATGACGCCGGGGTCGCCGCGGCGCTCGAGCGGGGCCCGGTGCTCGGTGTCGTCGCCAGCCACCCCCACATGTTCGGCGCCCAGGTGGAATGGAGCCGGCGACTCGGCGGGGTGCCGGTGTATGTCAACGCAGCCGACAAACAGTGGGTGATGCGTCCGGATCCGGCGATCCGATACTGGTCCGGCCACCTGGAGCTCGCTGATGGGCTGACCCTGATTCAGGTCGGCGGCCACTTTCCGGGCAGCTCCGTCGCGTGCTGGGACGCCGGTGCCGACGGTCGCGGGGTGCTGCTGGTCGGCGACACCGTCTTCCCGAACCCCGACCGGCGCACCGTGGCATTTCTGCGCAGCTATCCCAACCGGATTCCGCTGTCGGCCGCCGTCGCCCAGCGGATGGCCGGCACCTTTGAACAGCTGCGGTTCGACCGCATTTACGGGTTGCACACCAACACCATCGACACCGATGCGGTGGCCGCGATCCGGTTCTCGGCAGACCGTCACGCCGCGTGGGCGCGCGGCGACCACGACGACCTCACCTGA
- a CDS encoding metal-sulfur cluster assembly factor → MSELGPDELLAEVEESMHDVIDPEIGINVMDLGLVYDLSIRQDEDGAAAVVTMTLTSPACPLQDMIAEQVENATVGAGLVKKVDLSWVWEPAWGPDKITDEGREMMRAVGFTV, encoded by the coding sequence ATGAGCGAATTGGGACCGGACGAGCTGCTCGCCGAAGTCGAGGAATCGATGCACGACGTCATCGACCCCGAGATCGGTATCAACGTGATGGACCTGGGCTTGGTCTATGACCTGTCGATTCGGCAGGACGAGGACGGGGCGGCCGCGGTCGTCACCATGACCCTCACCTCGCCGGCCTGCCCGCTGCAGGACATGATCGCCGAGCAGGTCGAGAACGCCACCGTGGGCGCCGGCCTGGTCAAGAAGGTCGACCTGTCCTGGGTCTGGGAGCCGGCCTGGGGACCGGACAAGATCACCGATGAGGGCCGCGAGATGATGCGCGCAGTCGGTTTCACGGTCTGA
- the sufU gene encoding Fe-S cluster assembly sulfur transfer protein SufU, with protein sequence MGECETLRLEQFYQEVILDHYKHPQHRGLREPYGAQVHHVNPTCGDELTLRVAVSPDGTQIADVSYDGQGCSISQAATSVLASQVIGLTVEQALTTFDAFHEMVSSRGTVEGDEDVLGDGIAFAGVAKYPARVKCALLGWMAFKDALAQALAKTEEQTLASVSGTTQEMNR encoded by the coding sequence TTGGGGGAGTGTGAGACGTTGCGTCTTGAGCAGTTCTATCAAGAGGTGATCCTCGATCACTACAAGCATCCGCAGCATCGCGGCCTGCGGGAGCCCTACGGCGCGCAGGTGCACCACGTCAACCCCACCTGTGGTGACGAACTGACGTTGCGCGTGGCGGTGTCGCCCGACGGTACGCAGATCGCCGATGTCTCCTACGACGGGCAGGGTTGCTCGATCTCGCAGGCTGCTACCTCCGTGCTGGCCAGCCAGGTGATCGGTTTGACGGTGGAACAGGCCTTGACGACTTTCGACGCGTTCCACGAGATGGTGTCGTCACGCGGCACCGTGGAAGGCGACGAGGACGTGCTCGGCGACGGCATCGCGTTCGCCGGGGTGGCCAAGTACCCGGCGCGGGTCAAGTGCGCACTGCTCGGCTGGATGGCGTTCAAAGATGCGCTGGCGCAGGCGCTCGCGAAGACAGAGGAACAAACGCTGGCATCCGTCAGTGGGACAACCCAGGAGATGAATCGATGA
- a CDS encoding cysteine desulfurase — MTLSVSRPAGPDLDAIRADFPILNRVMRGGSRLAYLDSGATSQRPVPVLDAERQFLLNSNGAVHRGAHQLMEEATDAYEDGRSAIARFVGAEPDELVFTKNATESLNLVSYVLGDDRFEAAVGPGDVIVTTELEHHANLIPWQELARRTGATLKWYEVTPDGRIDLDSLELDERVKVVAFTHHSNVTGALAPVAELVSRARAVGALTVLDACQSVPHQPVDFHALGVDFAAFSGHKMLGPNGIGVLYGRRELLAALPPFLTGGSMIETVTMASSTYAPAPQRFEAGTPMTSQVVGLAAAARYLDAIGMDVVAAHERELVAAALEGLAGIPGVHIVGPTTTIDRGSPVSFVIDGVHAHDVGQVLDDDGVAVRVGHHCAMPLHRKFNVAATARASFAVYNTHEEVERLLAGVRRAVEFFGGV; from the coding sequence ATGACACTCTCGGTCAGTCGTCCGGCGGGGCCGGACCTCGACGCGATTCGGGCGGATTTCCCGATCCTGAACCGTGTCATGCGTGGCGGGAGCCGGCTGGCCTACCTAGATTCCGGGGCCACCTCGCAGCGTCCGGTTCCGGTACTCGACGCCGAGCGGCAGTTCCTGCTGAACTCCAACGGCGCGGTGCACCGCGGGGCACACCAGCTGATGGAGGAGGCCACCGACGCCTACGAGGACGGCCGGTCGGCGATCGCGCGCTTCGTGGGCGCCGAGCCGGACGAGCTGGTGTTCACCAAGAACGCCACCGAGTCGCTGAATCTGGTGTCCTATGTGCTCGGCGATGACCGCTTCGAGGCGGCCGTCGGCCCGGGTGATGTCATAGTCACCACCGAACTGGAACACCACGCCAACCTGATTCCCTGGCAGGAGCTGGCGCGGCGCACCGGGGCGACCCTGAAGTGGTACGAGGTGACGCCCGACGGGCGCATCGACCTGGACTCGCTGGAACTCGACGAGCGGGTCAAAGTCGTTGCGTTCACGCATCACTCGAACGTGACCGGTGCGCTGGCCCCGGTCGCCGAGCTGGTGTCCAGGGCCCGCGCGGTCGGTGCGCTCACCGTGCTCGACGCCTGCCAGTCCGTTCCGCACCAGCCGGTCGACTTCCACGCGCTGGGGGTGGACTTCGCTGCCTTCTCCGGGCACAAGATGCTGGGGCCCAACGGGATCGGGGTGCTCTACGGCCGGCGGGAGCTGTTGGCGGCGCTGCCGCCGTTCCTCACCGGTGGATCGATGATCGAGACGGTCACGATGGCGTCGAGCACCTACGCACCGGCACCGCAACGTTTTGAGGCAGGCACGCCGATGACTTCGCAGGTCGTCGGGTTGGCCGCGGCCGCTCGCTACCTCGATGCGATCGGGATGGACGTGGTGGCCGCCCACGAACGTGAGCTGGTGGCCGCCGCACTCGAGGGCCTCGCCGGCATTCCCGGGGTACACATCGTCGGGCCGACCACCACGATCGATCGCGGCTCACCGGTGTCGTTCGTGATCGACGGGGTGCACGCGCACGACGTCGGGCAGGTGCTCGACGACGACGGCGTCGCTGTGCGGGTGGGCCACCACTGCGCAATGCCGTTGCACCGCAAGTTCAATGTGGCTGCCACCGCCCGCGCCTCGTTCGCGGTCTACAACACCCACGAGGAGGTGGAGCGCCTGCTGGCGGGTGTCCGCCGGGCCGTGGAATTCTTTGGGGGAGTGTGA
- the sufC gene encoding Fe-S cluster assembly ATPase SufC, producing the protein MSTLEIKGLHVSVSPGGAGDDGTADIPILHGVDLTVNSGETHALMGPNGSGKSTLSYAIAGHPKYTVTSGSITLDGEDVLAMSVDERARAGLFLAMQYPVEVPGVSMSNFLRTAVTAVRGEAPKLRAWIKEQRAAFAELGIDSAFAERNVNEGFSGGEKKRHEILQLSLLKPKIAVLDETDSGLDVDALRVVSEGVNRYQEAENGGVLVITHYTRILRYIQPQFVHVFAGGRIVESGGPELADELEENGYERFTAEAAVAEA; encoded by the coding sequence ATGAGCACACTGGAAATCAAGGGCCTGCATGTGAGTGTGTCGCCCGGCGGCGCCGGCGACGACGGCACGGCGGACATCCCGATTCTGCACGGGGTCGACCTGACGGTGAACTCCGGTGAGACACACGCCCTGATGGGGCCGAACGGGTCGGGCAAGTCCACCCTGTCCTACGCGATCGCCGGGCACCCCAAGTACACCGTGACGTCGGGGTCGATCACCCTCGACGGCGAGGACGTGCTGGCGATGAGCGTCGATGAGCGTGCGCGCGCGGGCCTGTTCCTGGCCATGCAATACCCGGTCGAGGTGCCCGGGGTGTCGATGTCGAACTTCCTGCGCACCGCGGTCACCGCCGTGCGTGGTGAGGCGCCGAAGCTGCGGGCCTGGATCAAGGAACAGCGCGCGGCGTTCGCCGAGTTGGGCATCGACTCCGCGTTCGCCGAGCGCAACGTGAACGAGGGCTTCTCCGGCGGTGAGAAGAAGCGCCACGAGATCCTGCAGCTGAGCTTGCTCAAGCCGAAGATCGCGGTCCTCGACGAGACCGACTCCGGCCTGGACGTCGACGCGCTGCGGGTGGTCAGCGAAGGAGTGAATCGCTACCAGGAGGCCGAGAACGGTGGCGTGCTGGTGATCACGCACTACACCCGCATCCTGCGCTACATCCAGCCGCAGTTCGTACACGTCTTCGCCGGCGGGCGGATCGTCGAATCGGGTGGACCGGAGCTGGCCGACGAGCTGGAAGAGAACGGCTACGAGCGCTTCACCGCCGAGGCGGCAGTGGCGGAGGCCTAG